Proteins encoded within one genomic window of Verrucomicrobiota bacterium:
- a CDS encoding DUF4058 family protein yields MPVHDWKRVTAGTFHAFHVAWIAEIQRTLNGGLLPQGYYALAEQVAGEIVPDVLTLQQTGSAFQPDVLRDEFRGCAGAAVLTATKAPPRVSVTATTTEAIPLARLRRRITIRHASGDGIVALIEIVSPGNKESKPMFVAFIEKAAAALQQGYHLLILDLWPPGPFDASGIHGALWPLVGGSDYCARADRPLTLAAYEVRAPGFVTAYVEPIGVGAQLPEMPLFLAPEHYINAPLERTYTLAWEGVPERWRRVIESSAPSS; encoded by the coding sequence ATGCCTGTGCATGACTGGAAACGCGTCACGGCGGGAACGTTTCACGCCTTCCACGTGGCTTGGATTGCCGAAATCCAACGCACGTTGAATGGCGGGCTCCTGCCGCAGGGCTATTACGCGCTCGCCGAACAAGTCGCCGGCGAAATCGTGCCCGATGTCCTCACTCTCCAGCAGACCGGGAGCGCTTTCCAGCCGGACGTCCTCCGGGATGAATTCCGCGGCTGCGCCGGCGCCGCCGTGCTGACGGCAACCAAAGCGCCGCCGCGCGTCAGTGTGACGGCGACGACCACCGAAGCCATCCCTCTGGCGCGGCTCCGGCGAAGAATCACGATCCGCCACGCGAGCGGCGACGGCATTGTTGCGCTGATTGAAATCGTTTCGCCGGGCAACAAAGAGAGCAAGCCGATGTTCGTCGCGTTCATCGAGAAAGCCGCCGCCGCGTTGCAGCAAGGGTATCACTTGCTCATTCTCGACCTGTGGCCGCCCGGGCCGTTCGATGCTTCAGGCATTCACGGCGCGCTCTGGCCGTTGGTTGGCGGGAGCGACTATTGTGCGCGAGCCGATCGGCCGCTGACCCTGGCCGCCTACGAGGTGCGCGCGCCTGGATTTGTCACCGCTTATGTCGAGCCGATCGGTGTCGGCGCGCAACTGCCCGAGATGCCGTTGTTCCTCGCGCCGGAGCATTACATCAATGCGCCCCTGGAGCGCACCTACACCTTGGCCTGGGAAGGGGTTCCCGAACGCTGGCGGCGCGTGATTGAGTCTTCGGCCCCCTCCTCATAA